DNA from Scheffersomyces stipitis CBS 6054 chromosome 1, whole genome shotgun sequence:
CCAAAACGTTTTGCCAATACTCAGAAACAAATTACATTATTGGGGTAGAGCATTGATAATAACAGCATGGCAATGTAAGATTTCAGTAAATTTGCATGTTCTCTAGTTTCGAATACACAATTCGATTTTGAATTACAAAATATTGTATCAAGCTGCACAATACATCCATCTAACTGCAGAATTAAAATCAAATTAAGAATAGACCTGAATTTATCAAGCCGACAAAAAACATGAACTGTCGGACACATCGGCCCAAACGAGGTTTCAACTTGGCCGATCTTCTGTTTTTTATTCTCTGCTTCGTACCTGCGTTTTGtaagaaaagaaattgaacgaCAATCTCTCTCTTTGCATATAACATTGTCGAAACAAGAATAATGATGACACTAGAGCAGTGTTTTCCCATTGATTGCTTGAATTCCGCTGTATAGGGTGATAGCATTCATATTAATATGTGGTAATTCAATAGAATAGAAAAAAGGATATCTATATTGGTGATTAACGGTGTGAGTTTATATCAATTACATGAAAAGTAGTGCTAAGATACAAATGGGAGAAGCTACTACTAATCTGCTTCCTTTATTACCACTGGTAGTAGAGCTAGTCGTTTCGCTACTAAATGCTGTGACGGATGTCGAGGACGTATGCTCAGAACTAGATCTGGTAGGggtggaagaagacgtaTGTTCAGACCTAGACGTGATAGATGAAGCCGGCAAAGACGACAAATGAACCAACTCTATAACTGAAGAGGCATCCATAGAGCTCGATGGATCTGTTTGAGGCAATTCAATCAAAATACTTTCCAATGGTAATTCAGTCAATGTCAAAGTTCCCGTATTAGTTAGAGCACTGTCAGCATGAGCTATTAGCCCAACCAAGGTCCCATCAGTAGGCTCGCTGTTGAGAAAAGACTCTGTACTTGAAATTGGATCAGAAGGATGAGTAGCAGAGGCAAGGCCAGAAGCTTCCAGTTCATTGCAATAAAAGACTTTTAATTCTTGCCCACTCTTTGGTTCTCCTTCGCTATCACAAGTACAGGCTGCAAGCTTATCCcaatattcttcaacaccCAAAAGACATAAACAGGCAATTACTTGCGGTTCTACTGACTCAGAATTATCGCTACCTTCAGGTGTACACTGTTGCTGAGCATTGACAGCGTCCAAACATTGTTGAGAATCACAACTACTAGAGCTGGAGTAAAATGCAGCGGACGCTGTGTCTGTAGAAGTAGCAGAAAAGACTGCTGGCAATGAGCAGATGAAACAGAGGGCCAACAACACAGATCTCATAGTTGCTTAAAGCTACTTTTGTCACGAATGGAAAATTTACATTTGATAGACTGTTTATACCACAACTATTTTTTGTCAAACACGAGATTGTTCTAAGCCTCGATGCTTGACATTATTTCAGATCCTAGCTGATATCGAGAAATGAGGCATCGATAAAGAGATACCGAAATAACAGggtattcttcttctagaaACATTAAGACTTTAATTATCATCTActtgaaaaaaaatagGAAAAAAGTTTCAACTTGTGTAGAACGTAAAATATGGAATTAAATAAATATTCAACAGTGATTCTCGGTCTAAGTAATCGATTGTACTTTGCAATCTTATTATAGTGCTATGAAATACGACAAATAAGAATTACAGAAGTAGGTATTCTAGAGTTAcaaatggctgcgaaaaatcaAGAGCCAATGGAGATTCTTGCATAAGTTCCACGGATTTGCAGCCCTGGCTATATATAAGGTTTCTCGGCTTCCCAGGATCGTGAAAGTAATCTTTGAATCACATACTTAAGTCTATATACGCAAGGCTTGGTCAGTTAGTATACAGTCGAGATCACAAAAGCCAGCGGTAGTGAACTGTACTGTACTGGCTCCAAAAAGTGCTACCACTGGTTATTTGAGCGCGACATTCGAGCCCTAACAATTCTATCGTCTACGACATGCGACATTATCGAAAAAATTTACATTGGACGTAtgagaaaatgaaaaatttcaaaatcatcAATTGAACTAGTGTATTCATCTACAACCACTACTTCTGTAAAATGATTCGGACCAGAGCGAGCGGTAGTACCCCCATACAGAGGGGAATAAGCCTACAACAAGTCCGTTACAGAAGACAACTAGCATATCCGTCATATACCAGAGAAATTCCTCCCAAGTCACATCCTAAAAAAGACCATTCTTCGTCTTTCCAGAGAGCCCTCAAGAAATGGTTGGGCCCAAAGAGTATTACTGGCGAATACTACAGAAACAAGTACTACTATCCTCCACAGAACCATAGACCCAACTACGTAGTACCCGATGGAAAGTCTGTGATAGAGGCTGGAAAACCAAGAGGTGGTCCAACTTCTGTAGCTTTCGGAGCCGAGGCCCCAAGAAGAGACCCTTCTTTAAATCCATTTCCTCAGAATATCTACTGTAAGACAAACCATATGATTCCACACGAACTCAAGGAAAAGATCTGCGAGGATATTAACGAAAACGGCTTACATATCCAAGAAGCCTCGAACAAATACGGCATCAGTCTCGAGAGAATAGAGGCAATTCTCAAGTTGAGTACAATCGAAAAGGAATGGTCTGCCAATTCCGGCGAATCAGTATGTATAAATTAATTTGCAATAATTCAGGATCGCAATGAGCATAACTATGATGGTCATGATTCTGATGTTTCAATTATCATGTTTATGTTTATGGTGACCTTGAATGCCGCTATCTTGTGAAACAATAGACTTTATGATGAGAATGCTTTTATATATTCGATTAGTCTTTAAGACAACTACATGGTTAAAAATTCAGCGCTGATACTATGTCTATTTATTCACAATGCAGCAGTTCTTTGGCAACAGTTACTAACAGATATCTAGCTCACTACTAAGGAGGACTTGGCTAAATTTGCCGATGTCATGTACAAGATGTTTCCGCTCTATAGACCACCATTGGGCGCAGACAACTTGACAGAAATTCCTACTCCACACAAGACGTTGACCCAGCGTTTCTTGACGATTGCTGAATCCGAGCCATTTGGTCCCATCGATGCtgccaacttgttggagttgCCTGTTGCCAGTGACACTTTGAGCAAGTTGACTGAGGTCCAGGAACAGGGAGACGAAGCAAAGGTCAGGTTGAACAAGGTTATTGTAGGGAAACAGAAGGAAGGAGAGAGAACTGCATTCAAGTTCACGAGCTCCAAGGCTGGCTCTGTTGGCCACCGTTATGGTGCTGCCAGAAGAGACACCAAGAAGGACAGGGCCATTGGCTTTGATGCCGAGGGTCGTATGGTCTACCTCTAGAAGTGTAAATACATGTACATAGATAACACGAATAATGGTTGGTAGAGATgtagtcacgtgaaaagCTTGAATTGCTTGACAAATATAATGAGATAAGACTGCCTTTTGTATTCTTGATAATTGAGTAATGAATATTTGTATGAGGCGAGATTTACACCTGCTGAAGTACTGAGTAGCTCTCTGTTTGTTAGACTCGTGTGGTGGTATTAGCACATTTGTGCTAGGAGCGTGgtctgaaatttttcactagCTGAGACGCAAGACTGAGGTATCATTCTAACGAGAAAAAACTCAccaaaattgcaaattaaACAAAAGTAACAATGTCTACGACGTCCGTCTTGCGGTCCACGATATGGAAATATACACCAGAAGCCCTAACAACTTCCACTACAAATTGTATATGTATATTGTTATACTAGTGGTAGAATAGTGCTAAGTATAGAATCCTGCATTTTAGTTCGTCGCGCACGACCAGCGAACGACACGTCTTTTTTTCAGCTGTTGATCTGTTGGCTTAACAGTGAACACTATTCATTCAGTAGCAACAGGTATTACCAGCAAACGAGTGCAAGTTGTGTTTGTAG
Protein-coding regions in this window:
- a CDS encoding predicted protein, encoding KKWLGPKSITGEYYRNKYYYPPQNHRPNYVVPDGKSVIEAGKPRGGPTSVAFGAEAPRRDPSLNPFPQNIYCKTNHMIPHELKEKICEDINENGLHIQEASNKYGISLERIEAILKLSTIEKEWSANSGESVCIN
- a CDS encoding predicted protein, whose protein sequence is MYKMFPLYRPPLGADNLTEIPTPHKTLTQRFLTIAESEPFGPIDAANLLELPVASDTLSKLTEVQEQGDEAKVRLNKVIVGKQKEGERTAFKFTSSKAGSVGHRYGAARRDTKKDRAIGFDAEGRMVYL